A segment of the bacterium genome:
CGGTCGGAGGTGTGTAGCAGCGACCTCCCTCCTCCGCCTCGAAGCTGCGCGCGCGGGCGGGGCTCTTGCCCATCGCCTGCATTCGGGATGCGGCTGCTGCGCCTTGCGGTCGTGGGGATCCGGACCGGCTTCTAGTCGTCGAGCAGGACGAGATGCATGGTCCGCGGACCGTGAGCACCGAAGACGAGGGCCTGCTCGATGTCCGCGGTCTTGGACGGACCGCTCAGGAACCATCCGAAGTCCGTCTCGCCGAGGGCCATCCGGGGATAGGCGTCGTGAAGGCTCGGGACCAGGCGGGACGTGTGGCCGACGATCACGAGGTGTTCCGCCAGCAGGGCGGCGGCGCGTTCGAGCGCCGAGCTCGGAACGTGCCAGGAAGCGCCGTTCTCGACGACCGTGAAGCGCGCCTCGAGCACGCAGACGTCGAGGGGCGCGAGCGCCTGGACCGTCGTCGCTTCGACACCGGCGCCGCGCGCCGAGACCCCATGGTCCGGGAGCGCGAGGGCGTCGGGACAGTGGACGTGATCGAAGGAGGCGATCGGTGCGGGCAGTTCGATTCGCTCCGGCCAGTCGAACGCGCCGGCCCCCCGAACGAGCACGCCGCCGTTCTGACCGAGGCGGGCGGCGAGGACGCCGGCTGGATCGTCGGGCATCGCCGGGGGCGTCGCACGCGGGACCGCCGCCGCCGGCGCGGTCGTGGCCGAGGCGAGTCGCGAAAGGATCTCCGCGCGCGCGTCGCTCATCGCCCCCCTCCGTCTTCGCGTTTCGCGTTGGTTCGGGCTTCGCGTTTCGCGTTCGCTTCGCGATCCCGAAGCGCCTGCTGGAAGCTCTTCGCCGGAATCGCGGGCATCGCCCGGCTGCGACTCCACGGCCCGCCGAGCCGATCGAGCAGCGACGCGGGAAGCCGCCGCGCCAGCCAGCGGCCGATCCGCGTCGCGCGACCGTAGAACTCGGGGCTCGACAGGATCCGCGCCGCCATCCGGAAGGCCAGCCGTCGCCGTCGCGGGTGGTGGCCGGCCTCGGCCAGATGGGATCGCCAGGTCAGGAGCTGGTGATGGAGGGGCACGCCGACCGGGCAGACGTCGCTGCACGAGCCGCAGAGACTGCAGGCGTGGGGGAGCTCGGCGTGGCGCGCCGGGTCGCGACTCGGGGCGAGGACCGATCCGATCGGGCCGGGCACGGTCGCGCCGTAGCTGTGGCCACCGCTTCGCCGGTAGACCGGGCAGGTGTTGAGGCACGCGCCGCAGCGGATGCAGGCAAGGGCCTCGCGGAAGGCGGGCTCGGCGAGCAGGCGGCTGCGTCCGTTGTCGACGATCACGACGTGGAGCTCGGAGGCCGATGTGTCGCCGGGGGCGGTCGCGCGGGGGCCGCGGAAGTGGGAGGTATAGGTGGTGATCGGCTGGCCGGTCGCCGATCGGGCGAGCAGCCGGAGGAAGGGCGCGAGGTCGGTCGCGGTCGGGACGATCTTCTCGAGGCCGACGCACGCGATGTGGAGCGGGGGGAGGGCCGTTCCGAGATCGGCGTTCCCCTCGTTGGTCACGACGACGAAAGAACCCGTCTCCGCGACGGCGAAGTTCACTCCGGTGATGCCCGCTTCGGCCGCCAGGAAACGCGCGCGGAGGTCTTCCCGCGCGAGCGCCGTCAGCGCGTCCGGGTCGTCGAGGCCCGCCGGTGCGCCCATCTCGTCGTGGAAGAGCTCGCCGATCTCGCCCCGCTTCAGGTGGATCGCGGGCATGATGATGTGGCTCGGTGGCTCGTTCCGGAGCTGGACGATCCGCTCTCCGAGATCCGTGTCGACGACCTCGATCCCCTGCGACTCGAGATGGGGATTGAGGCCGCACTCCTCGGTCAGCATCGATTTGCTCTTCGCGACCCGGCGAACGCCGCGGTCCGACAGGAGCGCACTCACGATCCGGTTGTGTTCGGCCGCGTCCCGCGCCCAGTGGACCGTGGCCCCCGCCGCCTTCGCTTCCTTCTCGAAGCGCTGCCAGAGCTCGGGGAGCCGGGCGAGCACGTCCCGCTTGATGCCCGCGGCCTCGTCCCGCAGCGCCTCCCACTCGGGCAGCGTGTCGGCGGCCGCGTCCCGCTTGGCGCGCACGAACCAGAGGACCTCGTCGTGCCAGGCCGTTCGCTCACCGTTCGCCACGAAGGCCGCTGCGCGCTCAACGTGGCCCATCGCCGCCTCCGTCCGCGTTGCGCTCGAGCCAGCCGGGGCCGAGGGTGGCCTCGGCGAGGATCTCCGCGACGTGCAGCACCCGCAGCGGCGTGTCCCCTCGTCGGGCGAGGCCCTCGAGATGAAGCAGGCAGGACACGTCGGTCGAGGTCAGGACCTCGGCCCCCCCGCGTCGATGGTCTGCGAGGCGGTCGAGTCCCATCCGCGTCGATACGGCCTCTTCTTCCACGGAGAAGACGCCCCCGAAGCCGCAGCACTCGTCCCGGCGGGTGAGGTCGATCCGTGTCAGGGCGGGGATCCGGTCGAGCAGGGTCAGGGCGGGATCGGGGCGCGCACCCTCGCGGGTTTCGGACGGATTTCCCTGCCGAAGCTCCCGGAGGGCATGGCAGCTCGCATGGACGCCGACGCGGTGCGGAAACGCGGTCGCCGGGGCCGGCAGGGAATCGCTCTCCTCGAGGAAACGGGTCAGCTCGACGACGCGGGCGCGACCACCCGGGGGATCGGACACGAGGCGTCGCCCGTGGATCTCGAGGGTCGCTGCGCAGGAGCCGGACGGGGCGACGACTGTCTCATAAGTGCGGGTCGCCTCGACGAAGCGCGTCACGAGGCCCCGGGCGAGGGGCTCTTCCCCGGCCGTGAGCATCGGCTGACCGCAGCAGGGGACGTCGCTCAGCACGTCGACGTCGAAGCCGGCGGTCTGGAGCAGGTCGAGGGCGGCGAGGCCGACGCGTGGCTTCAGCTGGTCGACGTAGCAGGGGACGAAGAGCGCGATCGACATCGCTGGGCGCACCATTCCCGGAAGACCCGGCTCCCGGAAGAGTCGGCGCGGCGGACCGCGCGAAGAGATTCGACCGGAGAATAAGTCGAAGCGCGCGCGGCGAGAAGGGGCC
Coding sequences within it:
- a CDS encoding lactate utilization protein, which produces MGHVERAAAFVANGERTAWHDEVLWFVRAKRDAAADTLPEWEALRDEAAGIKRDVLARLPELWQRFEKEAKAAGATVHWARDAAEHNRIVSALLSDRGVRRVAKSKSMLTEECGLNPHLESQGIEVVDTDLGERIVQLRNEPPSHIIMPAIHLKRGEIGELFHDEMGAPAGLDDPDALTALAREDLRARFLAAEAGITGVNFAVAETGSFVVVTNEGNADLGTALPPLHIACVGLEKIVPTATDLAPFLRLLARSATGQPITTYTSHFRGPRATAPGDTSASELHVVIVDNGRSRLLAEPAFREALACIRCGACLNTCPVYRRSGGHSYGATVPGPIGSVLAPSRDPARHAELPHACSLCGSCSDVCPVGVPLHHQLLTWRSHLAEAGHHPRRRRLAFRMAARILSSPEFYGRATRIGRWLARRLPASLLDRLGGPWSRSRAMPAIPAKSFQQALRDREANAKREARTNAKREDGGGR
- a CDS encoding (Fe-S)-binding protein — encoded protein: MSIALFVPCYVDQLKPRVGLAALDLLQTAGFDVDVLSDVPCCGQPMLTAGEEPLARGLVTRFVEATRTYETVVAPSGSCAATLEIHGRRLVSDPPGGRARVVELTRFLEESDSLPAPATAFPHRVGVHASCHALRELRQGNPSETREGARPDPALTLLDRIPALTRIDLTRRDECCGFGGVFSVEEEAVSTRMGLDRLADHRRGGAEVLTSTDVSCLLHLEGLARRGDTPLRVLHVAEILAEATLGPGWLERNADGGGDGPR
- a CDS encoding lactate utilization protein, coding for MSDARAEILSRLASATTAPAAAVPRATPPAMPDDPAGVLAARLGQNGGVLVRGAGAFDWPERIELPAPIASFDHVHCPDALALPDHGVSARGAGVEATTVQALAPLDVCVLEARFTVVENGASWHVPSSALERAAALLAEHLVIVGHTSRLVPSLHDAYPRMALGETDFGWFLSGPSKTADIEQALVFGAHGPRTMHLVLLDD